GCGCCTCGTCCACGGTGAGCGTGCCGGCCGCGCGGACGACGGCCTGCCGGACCAGCGCCAGGCCGAGCCCGCGGCCCGGGCCCCGGGTCGACCAGCCGCGGCCGAGCACCGCGTCCCGGTCGGCGGGGCGGACGCCGGGCCCGCTGTCGCCGACCCGGAGCAGCAGCTCGCCGTCGCCGGAGCGGGCGGCCACCGTGACCGTCACGCGCGCGTGCGGGGTGCCGCCCGCCGCCTCCACCGCGTTGTCCACGAGATTGCCCAGCACGGTGACGAGGTCCCGCGGCCCGAGCGCCGGCGGGAGCAGCCCGTCGTCGATCCGGCTGTCCTCGGTGAGGACCAGCTCCACGCCCCGCTCGTTGGCCTGCGCCGCCTTGCCCAGCAGCAGCGCCGCGAGGACCGGCTCGCCGACCGCGTCCACCACCCGGTCGGTGAGCGCCTGCGCCAGCTCCAGCTCGGCCGTCGCGAACTCCACCGCCTCGGCCACCCGTCCGAGTTCGATCAGCGACACCACCGTGTGGAGCCGGTTCGCCGCCTCGTGTGCCTGCGAGCGCAGCGCCTCGGTGAAACCCCGCTGGGAGTCCAACTCACCTGACAGGGCCTGGAGTTCGGTGCGGTCGCGGAGCGTCACCACGGTGCCGCGCCGCTCCCCGCCCACCACCGGGCGGGTGTTGACGACGAGGACCCGGTCGTCGGTCAGATGGGTCTCGTCCACCCGGGGCTCGGAGGAGAGCAGCGCCCCGGTGAGCGGCGCCGGGAGCCCCAGCTCGGCCGCCGGCCGGCCGACCACCCCCTCGTCCAGGCCGAGCAGCTCGCGCGCCCCGTCGTTGATCAGTGCGATCCTGCGCCGTCCGTCGAGCATCACCAGGCCCTCCCGGACGGCGTGCAGCGCGGCCTCGTGGTAGTCGTGCATCCGGCTCAGCTCGGCGGCGTTCATCCCGTGGGTGTGCCGCCGCAGCCGCGCGTTGATCACGTACGTGCCGGCGCCGCCGAGCGCGAGCGCCGCGCCCGCCATCCCGAGCAGCGCGGCCACCTGCTCCCGTACCTGCGCGCTGATCCGCTCGATGGTGATGCCCGCGCTGACCAGGGCGACGACCCGGCCGCCGGAGAGCACCGGGGTGATCGTCCGCACCGACGGGCCGAGCGTCCCCGGGTACGTCTCCGAGTAGGTCTCGCCGCGCAGCGCCGGCTCGATGTGCCCGAGGTAGTGGCGGCCGATCCGGTCGGGCTCCGGGTGTGTCCACCGCGTCCCGTCCGGCGCCATGATCACCACGAAGGCCACGTCCGCCCGCCGGCGCAGCTCCTCCGTGTACGGCTGGAGCGCGGCGGACGGGTCGGCGGTGCGGACCGCCGCCACCACGGACGGCGAGCCGGCGACCGCCGTCGCGGTCGCCGTGGACTGCCGGCGCGCGGTCTCCTCGGCCTGCGCCCGGTCCGTGACGTACGCGAAGACCGCGCAGCCGGCCACGACCGCGGCCATCAGCACGACCTGCATCGCGAAGAGCTGGCCGGCCAAGCTGCGGGGCCGCGGCAGGGGGAGGGGGCGGAAGTGCGGGAGGCGCATGCGGCAAGTGTGCACGCCGGGATTTGCTCCGGGGCATTGCGTTCCCGAATCGTTCTCCACCCGAAGCGGGGCCCCACGGTTCGGCCGTGAACGAAACGCACGCAACGGTGACCCGGGTCACAGGCTGATGGATAGTCGCGGAGTCCACCGGGACGTGGACACCCATCAGCACGAGGAGGACCCCGTGGCCGCTCGCCGGGACCGTACCCACTATCTGTATCTGGCCGTGATCGGCGCCGTCCTGCTCGGCGTCGGCGTCGGTTTCCTCGCCCCGGGCGTGGCCGTGGAGCTGAAGCCGCTGGGCACCGGCTTCGTGAACCTGATCAAGATGATGATCTCGCCGATCATCTTCTGCACGATCGTGCTGGGCGTCGGCTCGGTCCGCAAGGCCGCCAAGGTGGGTGCCGTCGGCGGCCTCGCGCTCGGCTACTTCATGGTGATGTCGACCGTCGCACTCGCGATCGGCCTCGTCGTCGGCAACCTCCTGGAGCCCGGTTCCGGCCTGCACCTCACCAAGGAGCTGGCCGAGGCCGGCGCCAAGCAGGCGGAGGGCGCGAGCGAGGGCACCGCCGACTTCCTGCTCGGGATCATCCCGACGACCCTGGTCTCCGCCTTCACCGGCGGCGAGGTCCTCCAGACCCTGCTCGTCGCCCTCCTCGCGGGCTTCGCGCTCCAGGCGATGGGCCCGGCCGGCGAGCCGGTGCTGCGCGGGATCGGTCACATCCAGCGGCTCGTCTTCCGGATCCTTGCCATGATCATGTGGGCGGCCCCGGTCGGCGCCTTCGGCGCCATCGCCGCCGTCGTCGGCGCGACCGGCCTCGACGCGCTGAAGTCGCTCGCCGTCATCATGGTCGGCTTCTACGTGACCTGCGCGCTCTTCGTCTTCGTCGTCCTCGGCGCGCTGCTCCGGCTGGTCGCCGGGATCAACATCCTGTCGCTCCTGAAGTACCTGGGCCGCGAGTTCCTGCTGATCCTCTCGACCTCCTCGTCCGAGTCCGCGCTGCCGCGTCTGATCGCGAAGATGGAGCACCTGGGCGTCTCCAAGCCGGTCGTCGGCATCACCGTCCCCACCGGCTACTCCTTCAACCTCGACGGCACCGCCATCTACCTCACGATGGCCTCGCTCTTCGTCGCCGAGGCGATGGGCGACCCGCTCTCGATCGCCGAGCAGATCTCCCTCCTCGTCTTCATGATCATCGCCTCGAAGGGTGCCGCCGGCGTCACCGGCGCCGGTCTCGCCACCCTCGCCGGCGGCCTCCAGTCGCACCGCCCCGACCTGGTCGACGGCGTCGGCCTGATCGTCGGCATCGACCGCTTCATGAGCGAGGCCCGGGCCCTGACCAACTTCGCCGGCAACGCCGTCGCCACCGTCCTCGTCGGCACCTGGACGAAGGAGATCGACCGGACGCGGGTGACGGAGGTCCTGGCGGGGAAGTTCCCCTTCGACGAGAAGAGCTTCGCCGACGACCACGCCGGCCACGCCGACCACGCCGGCGAGGACCCGGCCGCCGTACCCGACCAGCGTGACCAGGGCGAGGAGCGCGCCCGCGCCGGCGTCTGACCGCCCCGAACCTCCTCCCGGGACCCGGGCCTTGAGCCGGATCCGGGCACCGGGAGGAACCCGCCCCGTGCGAAAGGCCCTTGACACCGTCAAGGGCCTCCGCGTCAGAATGGGCCCACTCACGTCGCGTGTCGGTCCGCGCTCGAAAGCGGAGACATGGAGGCAAGAGGGCAGTAGGGACGGCAGTTGCCTCTCGACTTCAACGTCAGCGTCATCGAAGAATTCCGCACCAACGCCGGTCGACTCGGCGGCCCCTTCGAGGGATGGGTGCTCCTTCTCCTCACCACCACCGGCGCCAGGTCCGGAAAAGAACACACCACTCCGCTCGGCTTCGTCGAGGACGGCGACCGCCTCCTCGTGGTCGGCTCGGCCGGCGGCTCCGACCGCCATCCGGACTGGTACCGCAACGTCCTCGTCCACCCCACGGTGACCGTGGAGCTGGGCGCGGACACCTGGCAGGCCACCGCGGTCGCCGCCACCGGCGCCGAACGGGACGAGCTCTTCGCGAAGGTCGTCGCCGTCGCCCCCGGCTACGCCGACTACCAGAAGGCCACCGACCGGGTCCTGCCCGTCGTCGTCCTCCACCGGAACCCCGTCTCCGACTACACCCCGCCGAACCGGCTCGACGCCCTCGCCGACGAGCTGGTGAAGATCCACGACTGGCTGCGCGGCGAACTCGCCGCCCTCGCCGACGGCCTCGCCGCGCCGGGCGCCACCGACCTCACGGTGGAGCTCCGCCGGCACTGCCTCACCTTCTGCGCCGGCCTCGCCCACCACCACGGCGGCGAGGACGCGGGGCTCTTCCCGTACCTGGCCCGGGAGTTCCCCGACCGGGCGGGGGTCTTCGAGCGGCTCCAGGCCGAACACGCCACCGTCTCCCGCGCGCTCGA
The Streptomyces roseofulvus genome window above contains:
- a CDS encoding nitroreductase/quinone reductase family protein; its protein translation is MPLDFNVSVIEEFRTNAGRLGGPFEGWVLLLLTTTGARSGKEHTTPLGFVEDGDRLLVVGSAGGSDRHPDWYRNVLVHPTVTVELGADTWQATAVAATGAERDELFAKVVAVAPGYADYQKATDRVLPVVVLHRNPVSDYTPPNRLDALADELVKIHDWLRGELAALADGLAAPGATDLTVELRRHCLTFCAGLAHHHGGEDAGLFPYLAREFPDRAGVFERLQAEHATVSRALDGLRELLARVDETGPDQLRPEFDRLRTELETHFAYEEAEIVPLLRAAG
- a CDS encoding sensor histidine kinase, with product MRLPHFRPLPLPRPRSLAGQLFAMQVVLMAAVVAGCAVFAYVTDRAQAEETARRQSTATATAVAGSPSVVAAVRTADPSAALQPYTEELRRRADVAFVVIMAPDGTRWTHPEPDRIGRHYLGHIEPALRGETYSETYPGTLGPSVRTITPVLSGGRVVALVSAGITIERISAQVREQVAALLGMAGAALALGGAGTYVINARLRRHTHGMNAAELSRMHDYHEAALHAVREGLVMLDGRRRIALINDGARELLGLDEGVVGRPAAELGLPAPLTGALLSSEPRVDETHLTDDRVLVVNTRPVVGGERRGTVVTLRDRTELQALSGELDSQRGFTEALRSQAHEAANRLHTVVSLIELGRVAEAVEFATAELELAQALTDRVVDAVGEPVLAALLLGKAAQANERGVELVLTEDSRIDDGLLPPALGPRDLVTVLGNLVDNAVEAAGGTPHARVTVTVAARSGDGELLLRVGDSGPGVRPADRDAVLGRGWSTRGPGRGLGLALVRQAVVRAAGTLTVDEAPEGGARFTVRVPLPRTPAGGDA
- a CDS encoding cation:dicarboxylate symporter family transporter; protein product: MDTHQHEEDPVAARRDRTHYLYLAVIGAVLLGVGVGFLAPGVAVELKPLGTGFVNLIKMMISPIIFCTIVLGVGSVRKAAKVGAVGGLALGYFMVMSTVALAIGLVVGNLLEPGSGLHLTKELAEAGAKQAEGASEGTADFLLGIIPTTLVSAFTGGEVLQTLLVALLAGFALQAMGPAGEPVLRGIGHIQRLVFRILAMIMWAAPVGAFGAIAAVVGATGLDALKSLAVIMVGFYVTCALFVFVVLGALLRLVAGINILSLLKYLGREFLLILSTSSSESALPRLIAKMEHLGVSKPVVGITVPTGYSFNLDGTAIYLTMASLFVAEAMGDPLSIAEQISLLVFMIIASKGAAGVTGAGLATLAGGLQSHRPDLVDGVGLIVGIDRFMSEARALTNFAGNAVATVLVGTWTKEIDRTRVTEVLAGKFPFDEKSFADDHAGHADHAGEDPAAVPDQRDQGEERARAGV